The genomic interval CTTGCAAAATCGGATTTTCCGGATCGACTTTCTTGACCTTAAACAGAAGGTGAAACAATTTTTCCCATTGCATAAACAGGAAAATGAACATGCGGCTCCCGACGCCGTTTTCCTCTGTTTTCGCCTGCGAGTTACGGAACATTTCGTCAATCGTTACAAACGAATAGCCTTTTCCTTTTACTTCCTGCAAATATTCATCCAGCGCTTGCAGCATTTGCTCCGGCGCATGCCTGTACGCTCCGAACGTTTCGCCGCTGTCATGCAGCACAATGACTTCGCCGCCCTTCAGCCGCTTGATCAGTTTGCGCTTTAATTTGGCTTTGTCGTTGTTTTTGCGCCAATCGCCCACGATCCTTGACCAGAGGATCAGGCGGAACTTGCGCAGCGTCATAAAATCAAAGACGTTGATGATTCCCCACGGCGGACGATAATAAATGGGCGCATTCCCGGTAATCCGCCGCACAACTTCGGCAGTTTGCTCAATTTGCCTGCGCACTTGCTGCGGCAAAAGCAGCCAATTCGTATGATGAACATAATTATGAATCCCGATCGTATGACCTTCCTTATGCATCCGCAAAATCAATTCCGGATGCGTTTCCGCATTTTTTCCGACTACAAAAAACGTCGCTTTGACATTATGCTTCTGCAACATGTCCAGCAGGCGCCCCGTATAGACTTCGTCAGGCCCGTCGTCAAAAGTCAGCGCAAGATCGTTTTGCCTGCTCCCCCGCTTGAATGCGCGATAGCCAAACATGCGGATCATGATTCCAGGGATAAGCGCATAGACGGCCAAGATCGATATCGCTATCCAGAGCAATGTTTTGGTCATCTTACGTTCCCCACCTTTGCCCAGCTCATTAAACAGAGAATGTGTCGAATATTGTCATGGTGCCCTCTTCTACTGATTATAACACCTTTTGCGAAGCGTGGAAGCGTGAAAATCCTCATTTTTCGATTTTTCCCATTCTCCTCATGTCTATTATTTATTTCGTTAAATGATTACGTTTTCCTGCAAAACGGGCAAGCTTGGGCGTCCGCGAATGTTTGCGCATTTGCTTTGCGCCGCCGGCTATTTTATATCATAATAGAAAGTGGATTTGCAGCATATCGGAGCGTGGATGCCGTGAAACAACAGATTTTTGCCGCAATAGATGCGAATAGCCAAACATGGATCGACGTTGCCCGGACAATCGGCCTGAACCCGGAATTGGGCAAACGTCAAAGTTGTCGATGCTCCCTATCAACTGCATACCGTCGAGTTCCGCGACGCGGCATTGCGGGATCGGGCATTTGCCGGCATGCTGCTTGGCGGAAAAGCTCTCGCGGCAACCGCATTTGACGTTTTGCGCGATGCTTCGCTGCTTGCGGAAATCAAACAGGAGTTTGCGCGAAAAGCGGAAATAAACGACGAGGAGGCATACCCATGTTGACGCTGGAGGAAAAAAAATATTTGCTGCAATTGCTGAAGAAAAAAAGGCGGTGGGCGATTTGGGGCAAAACCCCCGCGATCCATCGCAAATTAATCGAAAAATTGGAGCAGATGATCCGCAACGAAACCGTCAATTTACAATAGAAAAGGTGAGAGATGCACCATGGCCAACTTGCTTGAACAATTGGAAGCCGCCAAAACATACGAAGATTTGAAACAATGGCGAATATCCATACGCAAAGGCGGATATACGGCATTCAGCACATTTTTGCAATTGCTGCAGGAAAAAATGAAACAATACGGCGACGATGAAGCGAAAACCATCCTGCGGACCATCCGCAAAGGCAAACGAACGCTGCCGCGCCCCCGCCGCATTAGCCCGGCCTGGGACGGCCTTTGGGAGCGTTTGCTCGCAACCGCGCAGCAAAAAGCGGAAATTTTGCAAACCGTGCCCGTCGACAAACGGGAAGGCGAATGGCAAATTCTCATTAATAACCCGTACGTCATGGATAAATTAACGTGCCACCCCGGTTTGAACTTTTATGAAGCGGCGTATTTTTACGGATTATTTCGCCAGGATTTGAAGAAAAACGAATTTATGCGGCTGCAGCAGGTGCAAAATTGGTCGTCAACATTTGGAGATTGAGCCACTTCACGGCCCACGATTTGCCCCTTAAGCGCCCGGACATGGAAAAAGAAGCCGAAAACGGCTTCTTTTTCAACGCGCAGGTTTGACAACCCCGCAAGCTATCCGCTTCCCCGCGTCGCCTGCCGGGTCCGTAAAATAATCGTCCGGCTTTTCATGGAGCATCAATGCGGTGCCGCCCGCTTGCAAAAGCGAATTGATCTTGTCTTTTGCCAGCGTAACGTTGGGGGTAATAATCTCCGCGTGCAAAGTTCCATCCGCTTTTACTTCAACATTGGGCAAATCTCCGGCGTGAAATCCTTGCGGATTATCCGTCCCATGCTTGCGGTGGAACGGATTGAAGTGTTCCCCCGCCGACTTAAAATCCGGAGGATCGCAAACGCCTTTTTCATGCACATGGAACGCATGCAGGCCCGGGCGCAATCCGGAAGCCTGCAGCACGATGCTTACTCCTTTTGCCGTTTGCCGCAAAGTAGCCGTGCCGATTTGCTTGCCGCTTTGATCAAGCAAATTGGCAACCGCATCGGGCGCGGAAGCAGCCTTTATCGGAGCAAGCGCCTCTTTCGCCGAACATCCTCCTCCCGCCGCGACCATCGAAATACAGGCAACCAACAGCCAGCCAATTTTTTTCATCGGCGCCAATCTTCCTCCTTGGGAAATCGTACATTGACAGTATTGTCCTTTTTCCCGTTTTTCAGTCAATGGCCGTGGGCATTTGGACCTGGGCATGCGCGTACGCTGCCGACCAACCGATGGCGGGATGACACCGATTTTCATCGTTATAACAGCCGCACCAGCCAAATCACCCACAACGCTGCCGGCACAAAGATCAGCTGAGCCAAAAGAGTCCCCACAAACCGGGACAGCATCAGCGTTGCGAACATTTTATTCAATTCCGACTTTCTGCTTTCGCCGCGTATTGTTCTGTCTGTTAGCAGCGCCACTTGCGGGTCGATCAGGACAATCAGGATGACGGTGGCGAAACCGTTGATCAAACCCGACGACTGCGATGTTGCCGTGCCCAATTCCGGCACAAGATAAGACGCATACAGCGCCGACAGCACACCGATCGTATACACGGCCGTGACGACGCAATTTAACAGCATCAGCCGTTTGGGGACGCCGCCAAGCCGCATGCGCGAAAGCATTTCCCATTTCGGCGGCACAAAAAAACCGCGGACCCGCTTCAGTTTGTCGATTTGCACCGACGCGCGGAGCAATTGCGGGATGGAGCCCGCCACCTCGAGACGGTCGATCGCCTTCGCCGAGATGTTCACGATTGTCGGAAACAATAAAATCGCCAATATGGTGCCGAACGAAGAGGCGGCGATAATGATGCGAAAAACAAATTCCGGATCAAAGTTGGCGGATTTTCTCGCCATATCGATAATTTTTCCCGCGAACGGCG from Bacilli bacterium carries:
- a CDS encoding polysaccharide deacetylase family protein encodes the protein MTKTLLWIAISILAVYALIPGIMIRMFGYRAFKRGSRQNDLALTFDDGPDEVYTGRLLDMLQKHNVKATFFVVGKNAETHPELILRMHKEGHTIGIHNYVHHTNWLLLPQQVRRQIEQTAEVVRRITGNAPIYYRPPWGIINVFDFMTLRKFRLILWSRIVGDWRKNNDKAKLKRKLIKRLKGGEVIVLHDSGETFGAYRHAPEQMLQALDEYLQEVKGKGYSFVTIDEMFRNSQAKTEENGVGSRMFIFLFMQWEKLFHLLFKVKKVDPENPILQ
- a CDS encoding superoxide dismutase family protein — translated: MKKIGWLLVACISMVAAGGGCSAKEALAPIKAASAPDAVANLLDQSGKQIGTATLRQTAKGVSIVLQASGLRPGLHAFHVHEKGVCDPPDFKSAGEHFNPFHRKHGTDNPQGFHAGDLPNVEVKADGTLHAEIITPNVTLAKDKINSLLQAGGTALMLHEKPDDYFTDPAGDAGKRIACGVVKPAR
- a CDS encoding lipid II flippase Amj family protein — translated: MPEKIVLVFLCTLIIHAVDTLSYAVRLAGVRTGKLAVSLSLTGMIVLVSRTSNMIQAPFAGKIIDMARKSANFDPEFVFRIIIAASSFGTILAILLFPTIVNISAKAIDRLEVAGSIPQLLRASVQIDKLKRVRGFFVPPKWEMLSRMRLGGVPKRLMLLNCVVTAVYTIGVLSALYASYLVPELGTATSQSSGLINGFATVILIVLIDPQVALLTDRTIRGESRKSELNKMFATLMLSRFVGTLLAQLIFVPAALWVIWLVRLL